One Peribacillus simplex NBRC 15720 = DSM 1321 genomic region harbors:
- a CDS encoding alpha/beta hydrolase, whose translation MTAAMVIPGAESFFLPGNSIGILICHGFNGTPQSVRYLGEKFAAKGFTVFAPRLAGHGTDEYEMETSHYQEWIQDVEMAYTKLKRTCTHVFAIGQSMGGALVLDLATKVACDGILTINAALQVPEYEIYRNQSVPRFVPEGKPDIKDDTTKEITYDRVPSKAINQLLDIMEHTSQKLIDVSCPILLFHSPEDHVVPDSCSYHIYDTVVSGDKEMASLENSYHVASLDHDKDHIIERSYQFIQRLSNRAIIAS comes from the coding sequence ATGACAGCAGCAATGGTAATACCAGGTGCGGAATCTTTTTTCTTACCCGGCAATTCTATCGGCATTCTTATTTGCCATGGTTTTAACGGAACGCCACAAAGCGTAAGGTATTTAGGTGAAAAATTCGCTGCCAAAGGCTTTACTGTCTTCGCTCCTCGACTGGCGGGCCACGGAACGGATGAATATGAAATGGAAACGAGTCATTATCAGGAGTGGATACAAGATGTTGAAATGGCTTATACAAAATTAAAACGAACCTGCACCCATGTATTCGCCATCGGACAATCTATGGGAGGCGCCCTTGTTCTCGACTTAGCGACAAAAGTGGCTTGCGATGGAATTCTCACCATCAATGCCGCTCTCCAAGTTCCTGAATATGAAATATATCGTAACCAATCGGTACCACGCTTCGTTCCTGAAGGCAAGCCTGACATAAAAGACGATACAACCAAAGAAATCACATATGATCGAGTTCCGTCAAAAGCGATTAATCAATTGCTTGATATAATGGAACATACCAGTCAAAAACTAATAGACGTTTCGTGCCCGATACTTCTCTTCCATTCTCCAGAAGATCACGTTGTACCAGACTCGTGTTCCTATCATATTTACGATACTGTTGTTTCCGGTGATAAGGAGATGGCCTCTCTTGAAAATTCATATCATGTGGCCTCGTTGGATCATGACAAAGATCATATCATTGAACGGTCATATCAGTTCATTCAAAGGTTAAGTAACAGGGCAATAATCGCTTCTTAA
- a CDS encoding CsbD family protein has protein sequence MSGLSDKVKSTVNKVKGETKDQVGNAKNDPHLQAEGKVDKLKGNLQDGISKLKNDR, from the coding sequence ATGAGCGGTTTATCAGACAAAGTAAAAAGTACTGTAAATAAAGTTAAAGGTGAAACGAAAGACCAAGTCGGAAACGCGAAAAATGATCCTCACTTACAAGCAGAAGGTAAAGTCGATAAATTAAAAGGCAATCTCCAAGATGGCATTAGTAAATTGAAAAATGACCGTTAA
- a CDS encoding PP2C family protein-serine/threonine phosphatase, whose protein sequence is MTILIVDDNQVNLFVIEKILKRAGYTDFLSLTSAVEMFEYLQVDSPQPKETSVDIILLDIMMPEIDGIEACRRLQSIPHLRDIPVIFVTALEDSNKVAEALDVGGIDYIMKPINKIDLLARIRVGLRLKYEKDWHKMQDEKIRNELDLSMQVQSSLLSEPIINDHLTIRASYLPANKLAGDMYYWHRIDENRYGIILLDMMGHGISASLVCMFISSVLRDAIRTHTDPVAVINELNHWMSTLNKEENQVHYYFTAIYMIIDTEQKTVEYVNAGHPPGFALMDDGKVASLSKGTCPVGFFTEMKIEKSVIHYEEKIQLMLFTDGVMEAIDREGTEGLDQIKEAVSTRWFDCKESPPIDFLMSPEMQKDQPDDMCVVVIQAN, encoded by the coding sequence ATGACGATTTTAATCGTAGATGATAACCAGGTTAACCTTTTCGTTATAGAGAAAATTCTAAAACGAGCTGGCTATACGGATTTTCTATCATTAACTTCAGCTGTTGAGATGTTTGAATATTTACAGGTGGATAGTCCGCAACCTAAAGAAACTTCAGTTGATATCATTCTGCTTGATATCATGATGCCGGAGATCGATGGGATAGAGGCGTGCAGGAGACTTCAAAGTATTCCTCACCTTAGAGATATTCCCGTCATTTTTGTGACCGCCCTTGAAGATTCAAACAAGGTGGCCGAGGCACTTGATGTTGGCGGAATTGATTATATAATGAAGCCTATCAATAAAATAGATTTACTTGCGAGGATTCGCGTGGGGTTAAGACTTAAATATGAAAAAGATTGGCATAAAATGCAGGATGAAAAAATCCGCAATGAATTGGATCTTTCCATGCAGGTTCAAAGCAGTTTATTAAGTGAACCCATTATAAATGACCACTTAACTATCAGGGCATCATACTTACCTGCGAATAAATTAGCAGGGGATATGTACTATTGGCACCGCATCGATGAAAATCGGTATGGGATCATCCTGTTGGATATGATGGGGCATGGCATATCCGCCTCACTTGTGTGCATGTTCATTTCCTCCGTATTGAGGGATGCCATCAGGACACATACGGATCCAGTGGCAGTAATAAACGAATTGAATCACTGGATGAGTACCCTTAATAAAGAAGAAAATCAAGTGCATTATTATTTTACCGCGATTTATATGATCATTGATACAGAGCAAAAGACAGTGGAATATGTGAATGCCGGACATCCTCCGGGATTTGCTTTAATGGACGATGGAAAAGTGGCCTCACTTTCAAAAGGGACATGTCCTGTTGGGTTCTTCACCGAGATGAAAATAGAGAAGTCCGTTATTCATTATGAAGAGAAGATTCAGCTTATGCTATTTACGGATGGAGTCATGGAAGCGATAGATCGAGAAGGGACGGAAGGACTCGACCAAATAAAAGAAGCGGTCTCGACGAGATGGTTTGATTGTAAAGAATCTCCCCCTATCGATTTTTTGATGTCCCCGGAAATGCAGAAAGATCAACCTGATGATATGTGTGTTGTTGTTATTCAAGCAAATTGA
- a CDS encoding CheR family methyltransferase, translating to MKDTLTIEEREDLELELLLEAIYSVSGFDFRKYMRSSIKRRVENRMRLDHIRRISGMIEMVLYEKGYVEKLLKDFSINVTEMFRDPEFFKAFRLNIVPLLKKLPEIRIWHAGCSTGEEAFSMAIILKEEGLYDKARIYATDMNDEVLRHAEKGILPLNRMQSYTKNYLQAGGNQEFSEYYTTDYQNAYLDSNLLKNIVFFQHNLVTDGSFNEFHIIMCRNVMIYFTGELQTYVNQLFYDSLCKGGFLAVGSKETLHTSSFSEDYEDFDSKERIYRKL from the coding sequence ATGAAGGATACTTTAACGATTGAAGAAAGAGAAGATTTAGAACTCGAATTATTGTTAGAGGCCATTTATTCCGTATCTGGCTTTGATTTTCGTAAATATATGCGTTCTTCAATAAAAAGAAGAGTTGAAAATAGAATGAGACTGGACCATATTCGCAGGATTAGCGGAATGATAGAAATGGTTTTATATGAAAAAGGGTATGTCGAGAAGCTTTTGAAAGATTTTTCAATAAATGTCACTGAAATGTTTCGCGATCCGGAGTTCTTTAAAGCCTTTCGTTTAAATATTGTACCGCTCCTGAAAAAACTTCCTGAAATCAGGATTTGGCATGCGGGTTGTTCGACCGGTGAAGAAGCCTTTTCCATGGCGATCATCCTCAAGGAAGAAGGACTCTATGATAAGGCGAGGATTTATGCCACTGATATGAATGATGAAGTCCTCCGTCATGCGGAAAAAGGGATATTACCTTTAAATAGAATGCAGTCTTATACGAAAAACTATTTGCAAGCTGGAGGTAACCAGGAATTTTCGGAGTATTATACAACCGATTATCAAAATGCTTATCTTGATTCGAATCTCCTTAAAAACATTGTGTTTTTCCAGCATAATTTAGTTACTGATGGCTCGTTCAATGAGTTTCATATCATCATGTGCCGGAATGTGATGATATACTTTACCGGTGAATTACAGACCTATGTTAATCAGTTGTTTTATGACAGTCTTTGTAAAGGGGGCTTCCTTGCGGTTGGCAGCAAGGAAACACTTCATACATCATCCTTTTCGGAAGATTATGAGGACTTTGACTCAAAGGAACGAATTTATCGGAAATTGTAA
- a CDS encoding response regulator: MGFKKKQMLGFGLILLFLAILLSFMMFTLNNLKSSMTEIVENRYEKVQASMEIRQLFSRSDREILFAANDANKEERAVSLEIISENHSLIESKIAGLSGSLNKAKAKQLLKEFETQYASYSITEAEIIQKIKSGNSSDNLSSLMDDQREKRTKVISTMDDFKDYQEGVMKDTLSNSKQTYEDMIGFVIFAVILSILVISVTVVWMIRSTSKDLQSITKVIKNIDFKNLSVIPRIPVRTADEIGDIAKSFNDMAESLEVYNQKEKDFTEKISEQNWIQTRVADIATMYQRIVDVEVLADRFITRLAPMMGASIGAFYVKRGEGVDMRFVKLASFAGDGEDSGRREFRMGEGLIGQCALEKKSKVIDDIPEDFQLVTTGLGEVNPKSIAIAPVVFEDEVVAMVELASLEAFTKLQKTFLNQVLDTLGITINNVEGRMEIERLLKESQAQTEELQAQSEELQSQSEEMQAQSEELQTQAEELRMINEQLEERNRETEEKSKELQVAKLNLEKQAEELKLSSKYKSEFMANMSHELRTPLNSILILSEMLSDPNDSKLNEEQQEFARVINSSGQDLLTLINDILDLSKVEVGKLEVVFDEMNLSELPELLHRNFDHVAKKKNIDFIIEKSKNVPDIFFTDEQRFQQILKNLLSNAFKFTEKGSVSVQIQKADEENVAQWIQTKGASNWVEIKVTDTGIGISKEKQKLIFEAFQQGDGATMRKYGGTGLGLSICREFAKLLGGWVIVDSEEGQGSTFTFFIPSMPEGFKNVGEAIAASPEVAAANHDDSAAPFGGQGEPDVVIMDEEDRDKVKPFCNKKVLVVDDDHRNIFALKNALNHEGMEILTAENGYECLELLEKGNDIDVILMDIMMPGMDGYETMTRIREQSKFEDLPIIALTAKAMKGDREKCLKAGASDYVSKPLKLDQLLSVLRVWLTN, encoded by the coding sequence ATGGGTTTTAAGAAGAAGCAAATGTTGGGATTTGGTTTGATCTTGCTTTTCTTGGCTATTTTACTTTCTTTCATGATGTTTACGCTTAACAATTTAAAGAGCAGCATGACTGAAATAGTTGAAAATCGCTATGAAAAAGTTCAAGCTTCGATGGAAATCCGTCAGCTTTTTTCTAGGTCGGACCGTGAGATTCTGTTTGCAGCAAATGACGCAAACAAGGAAGAAAGAGCAGTGAGCCTCGAAATCATCAGCGAGAATCATAGTTTGATTGAATCAAAAATTGCTGGGTTATCAGGTTCGTTAAATAAGGCGAAAGCAAAGCAATTATTGAAAGAGTTCGAAACTCAATATGCTTCTTACTCCATAACAGAGGCTGAGATCATCCAAAAGATAAAATCGGGAAACTCTTCGGATAATCTTTCAAGCTTGATGGACGACCAGAGGGAAAAACGAACGAAAGTCATCAGTACGATGGATGACTTTAAGGATTACCAAGAAGGTGTCATGAAAGATACATTGAGTAATTCGAAACAAACCTATGAAGATATGATCGGTTTTGTGATTTTTGCGGTTATTCTCAGCATTTTGGTTATTTCCGTAACGGTTGTTTGGATGATTCGCAGTACATCGAAAGATCTGCAATCGATTACGAAGGTCATCAAAAATATCGATTTTAAAAATTTATCGGTCATACCAAGAATTCCGGTTCGGACTGCTGATGAAATTGGTGATATCGCGAAATCGTTCAATGATATGGCGGAATCGCTTGAAGTTTATAATCAAAAAGAGAAAGATTTCACTGAAAAGATCAGTGAACAGAACTGGATCCAGACTCGTGTCGCAGATATAGCTACCATGTATCAGCGCATTGTTGATGTGGAAGTTCTGGCTGACCGGTTCATTACAAGACTTGCACCGATGATGGGAGCTTCAATTGGAGCTTTTTACGTCAAACGGGGTGAAGGTGTGGATATGCGTTTTGTGAAGCTTGCCAGTTTTGCTGGAGATGGCGAAGATTCGGGCAGACGTGAATTCCGTATGGGCGAAGGTTTGATCGGACAATGCGCCCTTGAAAAGAAATCGAAGGTCATTGACGATATCCCTGAAGATTTCCAATTGGTTACAACAGGATTAGGGGAAGTCAACCCGAAAAGCATTGCCATCGCGCCAGTCGTTTTTGAGGATGAAGTTGTGGCGATGGTCGAACTGGCAAGTTTGGAGGCCTTTACGAAGCTGCAAAAAACTTTCCTGAACCAGGTTCTTGATACTTTAGGCATCACGATTAATAATGTAGAGGGCCGGATGGAAATAGAGCGTTTATTGAAAGAATCACAGGCACAGACCGAAGAGTTACAGGCTCAATCGGAAGAATTACAATCACAGTCAGAGGAAATGCAAGCCCAATCAGAGGAACTGCAGACACAGGCTGAAGAGTTGCGAATGATCAATGAACAATTAGAAGAGAGAAATCGTGAAACTGAAGAAAAATCGAAAGAGCTTCAAGTAGCTAAACTAAATCTTGAAAAACAAGCGGAAGAATTAAAGTTAAGTTCAAAATATAAATCTGAGTTCATGGCAAACATGTCCCATGAATTGCGGACACCGCTCAATAGTATTCTGATTTTATCAGAAATGCTTTCGGATCCGAATGATAGTAAATTAAATGAAGAGCAACAGGAATTCGCTCGTGTCATTAATTCATCAGGCCAAGACTTATTAACGTTGATCAATGACATTTTGGATTTATCAAAAGTTGAAGTCGGAAAGCTTGAAGTGGTCTTTGACGAAATGAATTTAAGTGAACTTCCTGAGTTATTGCACCGTAACTTCGATCATGTAGCGAAGAAAAAGAACATTGACTTTATAATAGAAAAGAGTAAAAACGTTCCGGACATTTTCTTTACGGATGAACAGCGCTTCCAGCAAATTTTGAAAAACCTATTATCCAATGCATTTAAATTCACGGAAAAAGGTTCTGTGTCTGTCCAAATCCAAAAAGCTGATGAAGAAAATGTAGCACAATGGATACAGACAAAAGGAGCTAGCAATTGGGTTGAAATTAAGGTGACGGATACGGGCATCGGAATTTCAAAAGAGAAGCAAAAACTTATCTTTGAAGCGTTCCAGCAAGGTGACGGAGCTACAATGAGAAAATATGGCGGTACAGGACTAGGGCTATCGATTTGCCGGGAGTTTGCCAAACTTCTGGGAGGCTGGGTCATTGTAGATAGTGAAGAAGGGCAAGGCAGTACCTTTACTTTCTTTATTCCAAGCATGCCAGAGGGCTTCAAAAATGTCGGCGAAGCAATAGCTGCTTCTCCAGAAGTGGCAGCAGCTAACCACGATGATTCTGCCGCGCCTTTTGGCGGTCAGGGAGAACCGGATGTAGTTATAATGGATGAAGAAGATCGGGATAAGGTCAAACCATTCTGCAATAAAAAAGTACTTGTCGTCGATGATGATCACCGTAATATATTTGCTCTGAAAAATGCGCTGAATCATGAGGGGATGGAAATCCTTACAGCTGAAAACGGCTACGAATGTTTGGAACTCCTTGAAAAAGGAAATGATATAGATGTTATTTTGATGGATATCATGATGCCGGGCATGGACGGTTACGAAACGATGACCAGAATTCGCGAGCAAAGTAAGTTCGAGGATCTTCCAATCATCGCGCTAACTGCGAAAGCGATGAAAGGCGATAGGGAAAAATGCCTGAAGGCCGGCGCTTCCGATTATGTCAGCAAGCCATTAAAATTGGATCAGCTGCTATCCGTCCTAAGAGTATGGCTGACTAATTGA
- a CDS encoding hemolysin family protein encodes MEIFIKLLAVAVLIALTAFFVASEFAIVKVRSSRINQLIEEGHRNALAAKKVTSHIDEYLSACQLGITVTALGLGVLGEPTVEAILKPLFTKWGLEESVSHIISFLIAFGSVTFLHVVVGELAPKTVAIQKAEEVTLLFAKPLILFYRILYPFIWLLNGSARLLTGIFGLKPASESEMAHSEEELRIILSESYKSGEINQSEYKYVNQIFEFDERIANEIMVPRTEMTVIEKGMPLLEVVELIQEEQYTRYPVIDGDKDNVVGMVNIKRLYTATITEDNVTALTVDSFVTPIIRVLETIAIHDLLLKMQKERIHMAVLSDEYGGTAGLVTVEDILEEIVGEIRDEFDQDERPLIQKIDEGHYVFDAKTLVEDVNDTLAIDLPEEDIDTLGGWFLTGRFEIAVGDKIEYAGYEFTVKEMDGHHVLYVEVKKIK; translated from the coding sequence TTGGAGATTTTTATAAAATTATTAGCAGTAGCTGTATTAATAGCATTAACCGCTTTTTTCGTTGCTTCGGAATTTGCAATCGTGAAAGTCAGAAGTTCCCGAATCAATCAATTGATTGAAGAAGGGCATAGAAATGCCCTCGCGGCCAAGAAAGTGACATCACATATCGATGAGTACTTATCTGCCTGTCAATTGGGGATTACAGTAACCGCCTTAGGTTTAGGGGTGTTGGGTGAACCGACGGTAGAGGCGATCTTAAAACCATTATTCACTAAATGGGGATTAGAGGAATCTGTAAGTCACATCATCTCGTTCCTGATCGCTTTCGGTTCTGTAACATTCCTTCATGTTGTAGTCGGCGAACTGGCACCGAAAACGGTTGCGATTCAAAAGGCAGAAGAGGTAACCTTGCTTTTTGCAAAGCCGTTAATTCTCTTTTACCGCATTTTGTACCCCTTCATTTGGTTACTTAATGGTTCTGCGCGTCTCCTGACGGGTATATTCGGATTAAAGCCTGCATCTGAGTCCGAAATGGCCCATTCTGAAGAAGAGCTGCGCATCATTTTATCGGAAAGCTATAAAAGCGGTGAGATCAACCAATCGGAATACAAATATGTAAATCAAATATTTGAATTTGATGAGCGTATTGCCAATGAAATCATGGTTCCCCGTACGGAAATGACCGTTATCGAAAAGGGCATGCCATTATTGGAAGTTGTTGAACTGATTCAAGAAGAACAATACACAAGGTATCCGGTCATAGACGGTGATAAAGATAACGTCGTGGGAATGGTCAATATCAAGCGACTTTATACAGCGACGATTACAGAAGATAATGTAACAGCTTTGACGGTGGATTCCTTTGTAACACCCATCATCCGTGTTCTTGAAACGATCGCCATTCATGATCTGCTGCTGAAAATGCAGAAAGAACGGATCCATATGGCTGTTTTGTCTGATGAATATGGCGGAACTGCTGGTCTTGTTACGGTTGAAGACATCCTTGAAGAAATCGTTGGGGAAATCCGTGATGAATTTGACCAGGATGAACGTCCTCTCATTCAAAAAATTGATGAAGGTCATTATGTATTCGACGCTAAAACATTGGTTGAAGATGTCAATGATACCCTTGCGATCGATTTGCCTGAGGAAGATATCGATACATTGGGAGGATGGTTCCTGACAGGCAGATTTGAGATTGCTGTCGGGGATAAAATTGAATACGCAGGATATGAATTTACTGTAAAGGAAATGGACGGACACCATGTTTTATATGTTGAAGTGAAGAAGATTAAATAA
- a CDS encoding MerR family transcriptional regulator, translating to MANVTKRTVDYYTNLGLLKAERSASNYRYYSVGELERLRRIEGYKRENLSLEDIKKILKKDKEAASAIEEKGLQLKNKMDGLNDELQEFISLIEKDGKSELLLKKQISRESMALIQSLLVLLV from the coding sequence ATGGCGAACGTTACGAAACGAACCGTAGATTATTATACGAACCTAGGCTTGCTTAAAGCAGAACGTTCCGCCTCTAATTACCGTTATTATTCAGTCGGTGAACTTGAAAGGCTCCGCCGTATCGAGGGATACAAAAGAGAAAACCTTTCATTGGAAGATATTAAAAAAATACTTAAAAAGGATAAGGAAGCCGCATCAGCAATTGAGGAAAAAGGTCTTCAACTCAAGAATAAAATGGATGGCCTGAACGATGAACTTCAGGAATTCATCAGCTTGATTGAAAAGGACGGAAAAAGTGAGCTTCTTCTAAAAAAACAGATATCTCGTGAAAGCATGGCCTTGATCCAATCATTACTAGTGTTGCTGGTATGA
- a CDS encoding DUF4395 domain-containing protein, which translates to MTNEIRSIPRPLVRTNQWVILLSVATALLTGQMWILVIPLTAGLLGLLFNFNPVMRLAKLFLKKKTSDYIPEDHSQQQFNQAIAVVCLGLGFTSFSLGWNVTGYIFTLMVGMASLIAILGFCIGCFILYQWKQYSYRRSIR; encoded by the coding sequence ATGACGAATGAAATTCGCTCCATTCCCCGTCCCTTAGTACGAACGAATCAATGGGTCATTTTGTTAAGCGTAGCCACCGCCTTATTAACGGGACAAATGTGGATATTGGTGATTCCTTTAACAGCAGGACTTTTAGGTCTTCTCTTTAATTTCAATCCAGTGATGCGTCTCGCCAAGCTCTTTCTCAAAAAGAAAACCTCCGATTATATTCCTGAAGATCATTCACAGCAACAATTCAACCAGGCCATTGCAGTCGTTTGCTTAGGACTTGGATTCACTTCTTTTTCGCTGGGTTGGAATGTTACCGGTTATATATTCACCTTGATGGTCGGAATGGCTTCTCTCATAGCCATTCTTGGATTTTGCATCGGCTGCTTTATCCTTTATCAATGGAAGCAATATTCCTATCGCCGATCTATTCGCTAA
- a CDS encoding FTR1 family iron permease — translation MTVSKWKSGILVLIVSLLFLSTAVRVVSAGENHDQLFVYIGDSLMKVKSGDLEEVSKNIDLFEKDWKTIKTDSASARKVDERLSAVKSAVRDQASIDEIKKRLSALSSTLVIYDTKENPVDKTDYKERLEAILPLIGELDASITEGDFDQSKVLYTDLLNQWTDAEVIVREKSVATYGEIETKMAFVRIAVTQDPPDPEKAQKNLTELKGLIEDFLAGKVEEGSQKNTYSLGDVTQLLQGSATDIEKDDIDSAVDQLNEILTIWPNVEGEVSTRDSKLYSDMETKVPTAISLLQSKKVKAEEAKGIVSDLNTRLLPLIDDTSYTTWDAALILLREGLEALLIVATLLSFLKKIGQADKQKWIWTGVGAGLVASSILAVIINIVFSQITAASSREYIEGITGIIAVLMMLTIGLWLHSKSNVHAWNRYIDKQMNQAIATGSIISFALISFLSIFREGAETIIFYAGMAPYMELKQLLSGIFLAFLILVIIGFVMLRYSVKLPMTLFFKVATILIYALAFKILGVSIHSLQVSQMIQTNTISSFPFVETIGLYPTMETLVPQAVLILLIALATIWVKRSNSLRATK, via the coding sequence ATGACCGTTTCTAAATGGAAGAGTGGGATATTGGTTTTAATAGTCAGCCTTTTATTTCTTTCGACTGCTGTAAGGGTTGTTTCGGCGGGTGAAAACCATGATCAGCTTTTTGTTTATATTGGCGATAGCCTAATGAAGGTAAAATCCGGAGACCTTGAGGAAGTATCGAAAAATATCGATCTATTCGAGAAAGATTGGAAAACGATTAAAACGGACAGCGCAAGTGCGAGGAAAGTCGATGAGAGGCTATCCGCGGTAAAAAGTGCTGTGAGAGACCAAGCCTCCATAGATGAAATCAAGAAGCGATTATCGGCATTATCAAGTACTCTTGTTATTTATGATACCAAGGAAAACCCTGTTGATAAGACGGACTATAAAGAACGGTTAGAAGCGATACTTCCTTTAATAGGTGAGTTGGACGCTTCGATAACTGAAGGTGACTTTGATCAATCTAAAGTTCTATATACCGACCTCCTGAATCAATGGACCGACGCAGAGGTCATTGTCAGGGAGAAAAGTGTAGCTACATATGGTGAAATTGAAACGAAAATGGCCTTTGTACGAATAGCGGTTACCCAAGACCCGCCTGATCCGGAAAAAGCCCAAAAAAATCTAACTGAATTGAAGGGTCTAATCGAGGATTTCCTTGCTGGTAAAGTTGAAGAAGGGAGCCAGAAGAATACCTATTCACTTGGGGATGTAACGCAACTTTTACAAGGAAGTGCAACGGATATTGAAAAGGATGACATCGATTCCGCCGTTGATCAGCTAAATGAAATTTTAACAATTTGGCCTAATGTCGAAGGGGAGGTTTCCACAAGGGACAGCAAGCTTTACAGCGATATGGAAACGAAAGTCCCTACCGCAATCAGCCTATTGCAGTCGAAAAAGGTAAAGGCGGAGGAAGCGAAGGGAATCGTATCCGATTTAAACACAAGGTTACTCCCTTTAATTGATGATACGAGTTATACAACATGGGATGCCGCGCTGATCCTTTTACGGGAAGGGCTGGAGGCACTCTTGATTGTAGCTACATTATTGTCTTTCCTAAAGAAAATCGGGCAAGCGGACAAACAAAAATGGATTTGGACAGGGGTTGGTGCGGGTTTAGTTGCCAGTTCCATATTGGCGGTCATAATCAATATCGTTTTCTCTCAGATCACAGCTGCGTCAAGCAGGGAATATATTGAGGGAATCACTGGGATAATAGCCGTATTGATGATGTTGACAATTGGTCTTTGGCTTCATAGTAAATCGAATGTCCATGCATGGAACCGGTATATCGACAAACAAATGAACCAAGCCATTGCAACGGGAAGCATCATCTCTTTCGCTTTAATCAGTTTTCTATCCATATTCCGTGAAGGTGCCGAGACCATTATCTTTTATGCAGGAATGGCTCCTTATATGGAATTAAAGCAGCTGCTGAGCGGGATTTTTCTTGCCTTCCTCATATTGGTGATAATAGGTTTCGTCATGTTGCGTTATAGTGTGAAATTACCGATGACCCTATTCTTTAAAGTGGCAACAATACTCATATATGCCTTGGCTTTCAAGATTCTTGGAGTCTCCATCCATTCGCTTCAAGTATCGCAAATGATACAGACAAATACGATCAGCTCCTTCCCGTTTGTAGAAACGATAGGTCTTTATCCAACAATGGAAACGCTGGTGCCGCAAGCTGTATTAATTTTGCTGATTGCATTGGCCACTATTTGGGTCAAAAGGAGCAATTCCTTACGTGCAACCAAATAA